The window CTCAGGGACTTTCACTTTTTCAAGCGAAATGctgaaataaagtaattttgcATATTGTACTTCACTGAGATGCTGTTGTGTACCCTCCtcttattttgtgttaatattttacattactcgaaaactacattttaatactacattttaaagatatatatactttttaaattaggcaaaatctcaatgtttttttaaatcaaagaaagGTGACCAAAACTAACTCTAAAccctttgttttaataattatcCACAAGGTGGAGCCAACAGTTCACGACAGAGTTATCAGTTCTATTTAACCATTAGGGGGCGCTCCTAACCAAAACGGAACTGCAGCATCTCACAGCTTGAAAGGAGAAGAAGTCTTTAcccctcgactttgacgtttagcCAAAGCGGCCGTTTGACCTTCTAACTGCAGCGCGACAAACTGAAATGTGAGTATTTATTTGGATATTACATTTCTGAGATGTTATGGTGATGTCCGTGTAACACATGCCGACTTAATGTATTAATCTTAATCGAATAAGTCGCTATATTTCCTGTTTGAATGAACTGTTCTTGCAGCTATCGGTAGCTAGCAGTTTAGCTTAATGCTAAAGCTGGGGTTAGCCAGTGATGGCAGAGCAGTTTATTCATTAGCAAATcgatattttcaaatgaaattgaGATTAAGTAGTCTCATATTTGCTCATCAATCACTAACTTTTAATCAGGCGGTTAATGGtgcatttaaaattacaaagaaGAAGATGGGAGTTGGTAGCATTTTTGTAGCTTCTCAGTTAGCACCAAAACAGTGGTCCTTCCTGAGTTCTACGTAACTTGCAAACTTTATCTTCCTCCATCGTTTCTTAGCGACATAGCAGCTCTCCGAGTTTATCAGCTGGATTTATGttaaatgtaacaatatttataaatattttctccaaGAAAACGAAGTAATAAAATATCTCAGTCTAACTTAGGAGGCATGCAAGccaagtttttattcttttgttgaGATTTATTACAAATTTGAGTCAAGTTTAGTGAattctattgttttttgtttgtttttttttttctcccacagaTGCTTCTGGGTGCCGTTAGGAGATGGTGGGCCCAAGTGGGCCCTTACTACACTAAGCCGTACAGGGATGTATTTATTGGAGTTGGCATAATGACcatcatttattataaaatttcCTATGGGGGTAAGTTGAAGAGCAAGACATATTATGAACTAGAGATATGCTGTGTGAAGTAGATAAAGTTGATTTGGATGGAGTGTCACATAACTGAGACTATTTCAATGTAAGCAGTCTGTAAATCAATTTATCATAGTGCTTTTCACATATGTAGAGTAAGTGTTTCACAGTCTGTGGATAATATTTTTGATATGTATAACAGTGTGATTAATATGTCTTTGATTTTTCTCTATTCTAGGGAAGAAGGAGGCGGCAGTGACGAACAGTAAGttcattaatatattttaacttaTGATGTGTAATTAGATTTAAGCAATATGATCATATGTGAGAGCTGGTTTTCACTACCTCTGTACAGATGGATTCTAAACTAAAAagattttcctgttttaaattacaaaatgagaTTTCATCAGAACACTAAACCCCTAAAATCATCTTTATTGGGACATAATAGTTTGCCTCCCAGTGCTCTCTGCTTTTCTCTACCTCCCTATGTGTCTAaacaagactttaaaaaaaaaaaaataagaccaACAGTTGGGTGAACATACTATAATTATGGTGAAAGTTGCACTAATGATGTGGCTtgagataaataataataacttgtTGCTGTCATTCAGTTTTGGCTTCATAGCAAATGTAGACCCAACATAGCAAGTAGTCTTTCCAGCTATTGttataaaagttaattttattatttccatcTCAACAACGAGTTAATATCTGGTTGATATTGAGACATTGAAACAACTTATTAGtagttttttaataactttaacaCTCCGGCACTTTTTTACCTTCTAAACTTTCTCATGCTACATTTGGCTGGAGTCACCAAATATATTACAGGCACCGAAAGCCCAAATGCATAAAACTATAGAAATGATCTGGCATCAGTTACAGTAATATttcaataacaaaacatttacaatatATTGTGCTGGACAGAATCTTTGGAAAACATCTGTTTATTAATCATTAAGTTACCCAGCTCTCTAAATAGCCATGTTTTGAATaagaatttaatatttaaaatgtgtgtatgtACTATTTTTGGACGTGTAATTTtgatattcttaaatattgtgATCATGCTATCAGATGCAATTAACCCACATTTTCCTcaatagtttgtttttccatcatcagaatcaagtttaatattttataggttctttaaaatgattttatttgtcagcaatgataaaaaaaaatgtcagcctGTTTTATTTCTCCTTAAACTCGTCTGTCTTTAAGACTACTATAGactaattcacatttttcataaatatttttgcacatttttaatttcgGCGATTGAATTTTGTAAGTGTATTTCAATTAGtattttatttaggttattGGACCCTGTTATAGGTCACCATTGATACATCTGtaattttttggtttatttctaGATTAACTTATTGGTTATATGCACATTTATTATTCCAGGCTAATAAATTAAATGGGAAATAATTGACCCTGAtcttttgtcactttttcagAGCCTTCTCACTGACCTTCCTACCATCCTGTTCACCTGTGATATACCTGTCTCATCAATCCCAAAGTCCAACTTTATGTTTGAATTTCATTAATATGgatcaaataaaattattgtcCTCAactttggtcattttttaaaaattattttcttgtgaaagtttgttttaattggtGAAGAGGACTAACTCTGGATTTCACACATAATAAAACGGGGAAAAGGGGaaatgtgtaacttttatacATTACAAGTGTTAAGAGCTCgctttatttaaattgattttggtccttttaaacagttttgtgCTTATGTGTTTTAGTGTTTGCTCCATTTGGAGAATTAGTGAGCTATTTATAGTCAATGAATCGCAGTTTGGGTTTGCATTTTAACTAATTGAATCGGGAATAAACCTCCATATTGCCTGTTTGGTGCTGAGTGGATGTTTTATGCGGTTAGTGATTGcaggaaacagtttttttaggTTAGATGCTGCTTGAGGATGGTCCTATAAAATCACAGATGACCTTTCGAATCaatttccctgctttaatgatGGATAAAACGTTTAACTTGGTTACATAATTCTGCTGAAGTCCTTACTCTGCATTACAGCACAATGGATTTAGCTTCACAACTGCCTCATTGACAAAAATCAATAACCAATGAGCAGCTGTCTGTACACTTTGCTTCTGAGAACGGAGAGCTTTCGCTGCGCTCGGCACCACAAATTCAGAGCTGGGAAACTAGATGAACGGCCTGCACCAGCTGATGAAAACATTAATGCCATCATGTTGAAATAATTGGTGAACACATAAGTAATGCATAAATGCTTCTGCTAATATGGCAAAGTAAAAAGCTCCTGAACTTCACTTGTGAAGTCAGTGTTTTACTAGACACTGACTTCACAAGTCAGTGTCtagtaaaacagattttagtgacTCAGAATCTaaaattttatcttattttttaaaaataattatgaggATAAAATGTGCAATTATGTATCCTTCCACAGGACATTAAATATATAATACTTTGTGGTCTGAGGGGAAATTATTGATGCATGTAAacaggaaatctgaaaagtgtggagaaaGTAGAACCAG is drawn from Xiphophorus hellerii strain 12219 chromosome 15, Xiphophorus_hellerii-4.1, whole genome shotgun sequence and contains these coding sequences:
- the atp5mj gene encoding ATP synthase F(0) complex subunit j, mitochondrial, with the translated sequence MLLGAVRRWWAQVGPYYTKPYRDVFIGVGIMTIIYYKISYGGKKEAAVTNKPSH